A window of the Dermacentor variabilis isolate Ectoservices unplaced genomic scaffold, ASM5094787v1 scaffold_12, whole genome shotgun sequence genome harbors these coding sequences:
- the LOC142566160 gene encoding protein phosphatase 1 regulatory subunit 3B-B-like — MPMDLELVLSANPPLFVGSECRLSVCALQQSNPLFQTCSVKRSYRRASTNVPPIKPCMSPRDEQIQSEPTSPTSSNRIKRRVSFADDRGYSLTQVRVMKEPSDSPPRWTDEFVARITRDMRLDAPLWETAFTQPASDYVEFRQTLDTNFVSLENVIVKSDELITGTIKVKNVTFEKRVFVRASFDGWKTMQDYAAEYVASGHLSNMYDTFCFSIPIPSSASSNLGVIEFCVCFKHEQEEHWDNNKGKNYKLVALTKKAPSPTVLRRFTDALKADVDSWTEFASWKNLATEGPYW, encoded by the coding sequence ATGCCCATGGACCTGGAACTGGTGTTGTCGGCCAACCCGCCGCTCTTTGTGGGCAGCGAGTGCCGGCTCAGCGTCTGCGCCCTGCAGCAGAGTAACCCGCTCTTCCAGACGTGCTCGGTCAAACGCAGCTACCGACGAGCCTCCACCAATGTGCCGCCCATCAAGCCGTGTATGTCTCCGCGCGACGAACAAATTCAGAGCGAACCGACGAGTCCGACGTCGTCGAACCGCATCAAGCGGCGGGTGTCGTTTGCCGATGACCGGGGCTACTCGCTCACCCAGGTGCGCGTCATGAAGGAGCCGTCGGACAGCCCGCCGCGGTGGACCGACGAGTTTGTGGCTCGGATAACGCGCGACATGCGGCTCGACGCGCCTCTGTGGGAGACTGCCTTCACGCAGCCGGCCTCGGATTACGTAGAGTTCCGACAGACGCTCGACACCAACTTCGTCTCGCTCGAGAACGTCATTGTCAAGAGCGACGAGCTCATCACGGGCACCATCAAGGTAAAGAACGTCACCTTCGAGAAGCGCGTCTTTGTGCGCGCCAGCTTCGATGGTTGGAAGACTATGCAAGACTATGCGGCTGAGTACGTGGCCAGCGGCCACTTAAGCAACATGTACGACACGTTCTGCTTCTCGATTCCCATCCCGTCGTCGGCGTCGAGCAATTTAGGCGTGATAGAGTTCTGCGTTTGCTTCAAGCACGAGCAGGAAGAACACTGGGACAATAACAAAGGAAAGAACTACAAGCTGGTGGCGCTAACCAAAAAGGCTCCCAGCCCAACTGTGTTGCGACGCTTTACAGACGCCCTCAAGGCGGACGTGGACTCTTGGACAGAGTTTGCCAGTTGGAAGAACCTGGCCACAGAAGGGCCCTACTGGTGA